ATTTCCGAACGCATCGCGCGACTTTACCAACTGCCTACGCAAAGCCAAGGCATTACGATCGTACCGATAAGCACCCTACTACAGCGTCAATCACCACGTGAGTTCTTGATGCAGCACACCTTGATGGTAAAAACGGGTGACCTATTTTCACTGGAAAAACTGCGCCTGCAACTGGAAAAATCCGGTTATCGACATACCGACCAAGTTTTTGGCCCAGGTGAGTACGCGAGCCGTGGTTCAATTATCGACCTATACCCTATGGGCTCGACAGATCCATACCGTATCGATTTCTTTGATGATGAAATTGACACAATTCGCACCTTTGACCCTGAGAATCAACGCTCAATCGAAGATGTGAAAGAAATCCGTCTGCTACCTGCCCACGAGTTTCCAACCAGTGAAGCGGCAATTGAAGATTTCCGTATTCGCTGGCGTCAACGCTTTGAAGCACGCCGCGAACCTGAATCGGTCTACATGCAAGTTAGTAAAGGGACATGGCCTGCTGGTATTGAATATTGGCAGCCTCTGTTTTTTGAACAAACTGAGACCTTATTTGATTACATTGCGGATAACACACTGCTCATCTCGGTAGGCAATCTTGAATCAGCAATTGATACCTTCTTGACCGACGTCGATTATCGCTACGACCAACGTAAAGTTGACCCGTTACGTCCGCTGCTCCCACCAGAAGAGCTGTGGCTAAAAAAAGATGAACTGTTTAGCTACTTTAAACAGCTGCCGCAAGCACTGCTTAGTATCGATCCAGTAGCCGAAAAACAGGGGCGTACTAACCCGAACATATCGCCTCTACCTGAGCTAAAAGTACAGCATCAAAATAAAGAGCCGATGGCTGAATTGCGTCAATTTAGTGAGAGCTACCAAGGCAAGATCATCTTTTCCGTCGAATCGGAAGGTCGCCGAGAAGCCTTGCTTGAGTTATTGCAACGCATCAAGTTAAGACCCGTTGAATGTGACAGTTTTTGTGATGCGTTAGCTCATAAGAACAAGTTTACGCTTATGCTGGGCGCGGCCGAGCACGGCTTTTTGTATGGCGATCAAGAAATTGCGTTTATTTGTGAAAGCGACTTACTTGGCGATCGGGTCATCCAACGCCGCCGTAAAGATCGCAAAACCACCAATAGCGATGCCGTTATTCGCAACCTTGCCGAGCTGAAGCCTGGGCAACCCGTCGTGCACATTGACCACGGTATTGGGCGTTACTTAGGTTTGCAAACCCTTGAAGCGGGCGGCATGACCACAGAATACGTCACACTCGAATACCAAAACGAAGCGAAACTCTACGTACCTGTTGCCTCGCTCAACCTTATTAGCCGTTATTCTGGCGGCGCCGAAGAAAGTGCACCACTGCATAAATTAGGCGGTGAAGCGTGGGCGAAAGCACGCCGTAAAGCAGCCGAAAAAGTGCGTGACGTGGCAGCGGAACTGCTTGATGTGTATGCCAAACGAGAGCTGAAACCTGGGTACAAATTTGCCCTCGACCGTGGCCAATACGCAACCTTTAAATCAGGTTTCCCGTTTGAAGAAACCGACGACCAATCGATGGCAATCAACGCTGTACTCTCCGACATGTGTCAAGCTAAAGCCATGGATCGTCTTGTGTGTGGTGATGTTGGTTTTGGTAAAACAGAAGTTGCAATGCGCGCGGCATTTGTGGCAACAGACAACGGCAAACAAGTCGCGGTGTTAGTACCTACTACGCTACTTGCGCAGCAGCATTTTGAAAACTTCCGCGATCGTTTCGCTAACTTACCAATTCGCGTCGAAGTCTTGTCGCGCTTCAAGACTGCTAAAGAACAAAAAGCAGTATTGCAAGATATCAGCGACGGCAAAGTTGATCTCGTGGTCGGGACTCATAAGCTACTATCTAGCGATATTCAGTTCAAAGATCTTGGCTTACTGATCGTCGATGAAGAACATCGCTTCGGTGTGCGCCAAAAAGAAAAAATGAAAGCGATGCGTGCGGATGTTGATATTCTTACACTGACTGCAACGCCTATTCCTCGCACTCTCAATATGGCGATGAGTGGTATGCGCGATTTATCGATTATTGCCACACCACCAGCACGCCGTTTAGCAATTAAAACCTTCGTACGCCAGCGTGACGACACGGTTATTCGCGAGGCCATTTTGCGTGAAATTATGCGTGGTGGTCAGGTTTACTTCCTTCACAATCAAGTTGAGACAATCGAAAAGGTTGCTGCTGATCTTGAAAAACTGGTGCCGGAAGCTCGTGTCACGGTCGCACATGGTCAAATGCGCGAACGTGAACTAGAAAAAGTGATGAACGATTTTTATCATCAGCGCTTTAACCTACTCGTGTGTACCACGATTATTGAAACCGGCATCGATGTCCCAACAGCGAATACCATCATCATGGATCGCGCCGACTATCTAGGTTTAGCGCAGTTGCATCAGTTGCGTGGTCGTGTTGGACGTTCACATCACCAAGCATACGCTTACTTGCTCACACCGCACCCGAAAGCCATGACGAAAGATGCCATTAAGCGTTTAGATGCTATCGCATCGTTAGAAGATCTCGGGGCAGGATTTACACTTGCAACGCACGATCTCGAAATTCGTGGCGCTGGTGAGTTGCTAGGCGAGGAACAAAGCGGTCAGATTCAATCCGTCGGCTTCACCTTGTACATGGAAATGCTAGAACAAGCAGTAGAAGCGCTAAAAGAAGGTCGTGAACCGTCATTAGACGATCTACTTCGTGAGCAAACCGAAGTCGAAATGCGTTTGCCAGCTCTGTTACCTGAAGACTACATTCCGGATGTGAACACACGCTTGTCGATGTACAAACAAATCGCAAGTGTGGCCGACAAAGATGAATTGGATAGTCTAAAAGTCGAATTAATTGACCGCTTTGGTCTATTACCCGACGCAGCTAAAAATCTTCTTAAGGTTGCAGAGTTGAAACTCTCTGCTGCGCAACTTAAAGTGAAGAAAATCGAAGCGCATGACAAAGGCGGTTACATTGAGTTTTACCCAGATGCTGAAATTAACCCAATGTATCTGGTCAAACTGTTACAATCTCAGCCACAAAAATTTGCAATGGACGGACCTACTAAGTTCAAGTTTACGATACCATTAGTAGATAGACGTCAACGAGTACAGTTTGTTGCTGACATGCTGGCTGAATTCCAGCAAAATTTATTACCAAAAGCATAATTATGTATTTCGGGAAGAACGCCCGAATATGGAGATGGAATGAAAAAACTGATCCCACTGCTTCTCTTCTTTGTCGCTCTGCCAAGTTGGGCACAGCGCCAGTTTGATATCGAAGTGATCATTTTTAAACGCGCAGTGGACGCAGAGCAAGTAAGCGAATCATGGCCTACGACTCTGCCACAAATTAATTTGGATAAAGCGGGCAGCTTTTCCGACAGCAATTATCGCGCTCGTAAAGGTGTACAAATGCTGCCACGCTCAAGCTATGAGCTAGACAGTGAAGAGCAAAAGCTACGTAACCATGCGGGGTTTGAAGTTCTGATGCATACGGCGTGGCGCCAAGGAGATAAAGGTCGCCTGTCAGCACCGATTTTCCATATTACTGCGGGTAAAAACTACAGCAACCAATTTAATCCCGATGGTTCTCCAATCGGTTCTGTCAACGAATCCGTCATTGATGGTGTGAGTGAGCAAACTGTGTCTGGCCCGCTTTACGAGTTAGATGGTACTTTGCAGATCTATGTTGAACATTACCTATACGCTGACGTTAACCTCGACTTAAAAGAGCCAAGTGTGCGTGAGATTGTGATTCAAGACCCGATCGATACCCTGCCTCAAACGAATGCCGATACAAACATTGATACGGTTCAAGCTGGTTTGATGACAGAAATTACGCCAACCGTACATAAAGAAGAGTTTCTCAAGAGTTACCGCATGGACCAAAAACGTCGCATGCGCAGTAGTGAAACCCACTTCTTGGATCACCCACTGATGGGGATGATCATTCAAGTGCGCCGCGTAGAGTAACTCTATAAGGTCGTTAATTGGATAAAGACAACGCTCAGCCAACTGGTTGGGCGTTTTTTATAACTCATGTGTATAGCAGACGTTTCCTATGAGCCCTGATTATCAGATCATCACATCTTCTTTGGTCTTACGCTTAATCGATAGTGAGGATAGCGAAGAATTACAGACACTTATTCGTCATTCGCCAAGTTTGCATCAATGGATTGAGTGGTGCCATGCTGATTTCAGCCAACAAGAGGCTGACAAATTTATTCTCTCAACTCGCTTAAACTGGGTTAAATCGCAAGCGTTTGGATTTGGTGTTTATCGCCGTTGTGATGACCGATTACTTGGCATGGTCGCTATCAACGAACTCTATCATACGTTTAATATGGCGAGTATCGGTTACTGGATTGGTGATGCGTATCAGCAACAAGGCTATGCTCGCAAAGCGTTATCTGCGTTACGTGATTTTTGTTTTGATACTCTCAAATTAACGCGTTTAGAGATTGTCTGTGACCCGGACAATCATGCCAGTCAAAAGCTCGCAATCGCATGTGATGCTGAGTTTGAAACTTATGCGGCCAATCGTTTTATCGTCGATCGCCAACCCAAACTTGGCGCTGTCTACTCAATCATTCCTCGTTAATGAGACTTCAGTAAATGTCCCCTGAGGGAGCAATACTCTTCTGAACATGCTATAGCGCATTGAATTGACATAAAAAAACCGAAGCAATGCTTCGGTTTTTTTGATTCAATCATCTATTCGATGGCAAAAATTTGATTAATGCAGTTTCAAATTCGGACGTAATACGCGGTTAATACGTCCCATCAATAGAATCAATGAAGTCTTAAACACGCCATGCAGCGCCATTTGGTGCATACGATACAATGAAATATACACAACACGAGCGATACGGCCTTCAACCATCATTGAGCCTTTGGTCAAGTTACCCATCAGGCTACCAACGGTAGAGAAACGACTCAGCGATACCAGTGAACCATGGTCATGATAAATGTATGGTTTCAGCTCACGATTAGACATAAGCGCAATGATGTTTTTGAACGCAAGCGATGCCATTTGGTGTGCAGCTTGTGCGCGCGGCGGAACAAAAGAACCATCCGGTTGAGTACATTGGGCCAAATCACCAATAACGAAAATGCTGTCATCACGCGTGGTTTGTAGCGTATCTTTCACCACTAGCTGGTTGATACGGTTGCTCTCAAGACCAGCAATATCTTTCATAAAATCAGGCGCTTTGATACCCGCAGCCCACACCATAATTTGCGCAGGGATCTTTTCGCCATCTTTTGTGGTTAGTCCGTCTTTTTCTGCTTTGGTCACCATAGTCGCTGTGCGCACGTTAACACCAAGCTTAGTTAGCTCTTGGTGAGCGGCGCCTGAAATACGTGGTGGCAATGCTGGAAGAATACGTTCACCCGCTTCAATCAGGTTCACATTCAATTTGCTTGAATCTAAATCCCCAAAGCCGTATGTATGCAGCTCTTTGATGGCATTGTGAAGCTCAGCAGAAAGTTCCACACCTGTCGCACCAGCACCAACGATCGCGATATCTACCGTACCATGACCTTGCTTAGCATGCAGTTTCAAGAACTCGTTGTTCATATTGGTACGGAAACGATGGGCTTGCTCAGGGCTGTCTAAGAAAATACAGTTTTCACGCACACCTGGTGTGTTGAAATCATTAGAAGTAGAACCGATCGCTAGAACCAAAAAGTCATATTCAAGTTCGCGGCTTGGCATTAGCAGCTCACCTTGCTCATCTTTTAGTTCTGAAAGCACAACGACTTTGCGCTCACGATCAATGTTTTCTAGGCTACCCAGTTGAAAATCAAAATGGTGGTTTTTCGCATGCGCGCGGTAGCTCAATGCATCCACACCTTCATCCAACGAACCTGTTGCTACCTCATGTAGTAAAGGTTTCCACAAATGGCTTGATTTACGGTCAACCAAAGTCACTTGCGCGCGACCTTTACGACCAAGAGTACGACCTAGTTTAGTAGCAAGCTCAAGACCGCCCGCACCGCCACCTACTACGATAATTTTTTCATAGTAACTGTCCTCTAAGATAAAAACGAAATCTGCTTTAGCCCGCACTGCGCACTAATTAAATCTTTGGGGCGTCGCAAATCGAATGCGATAGAGGTTCTTCCAGTGAACTACGTGATTGGATGTAAACTCGCTGCGGCGAGAAAATCGCTGGCAACCTAAAACATGGGTTGCTGAGCACATTTAGGCGAGTTTTTTCACTCGCTCTCAATTTTTTGATTTTATCAAATAAATTTTATGAGACTCATTATATAGAGCAATTTTCGTGGTGCAACTAGAGATTGCTTCAAACTCATTAGAAAAAGTAAGGTAATTTGTAATCAAAGGTTTAATTTTAATATGTTGCGCTGATATAGGTGTGTTTTGCATAAAAAAACGGCACCAGAGGTGCCGTTTCTACTAACGTTGCTGTGCCAAGCAGCGATCAATGATTTTCTTTAAATGCTTTCATCGCCTGTAAATGCTGCGAGATTTTCTTAAACTTGTGGCTTTGAGCCTCATCCCAAACAATTGGGTAGTAGTCACTCAACTCATTAGCGGTCTGTTGGTTGTCATGCACTTCATCTTGTTTCGATAAAATCACTAAACAACGTTGGCTGTTCTTAGATCGAAATTCCGACACACATTTCGTCGCGATATCCTCATACTCCTCTGGACGGTCAATACGGCCTTGCATATTCGTCTCAGGGTGGAGATTGGGATTGAAAATAACTTGCTTAATGCCACATAAAAAACCAATACGCTCTGACCAGTAACCGCCGAGCCCTACGCCACAAATCAAAGGGTTCGCGTCGTCAGACTGTTCGATGACTTTATGCACTTCTTTTAACAAGTGCTGCATATCGTGTTTAGGGTGAAGCGTGCTGTAATTGATGAAGCGCACATCTTCATCAATAAACTGAAGCTGTAGCACTTTCTCGTGATTGCCAGGACTGGTGCTATCAAATCCGTGTAAATAGATAATCATAATTCATCCCCGATTAAACTGCTGGCTTGTTGTTAATACTAGTTCGGATTGACTAACTAAATTGCAACAAGTTCGATTTAATCTAACACGAACTATAAGGTTTTAAAGGTGTTGTTATGAGATTCTCACGAGCTTTCAGTGAAACGGTGATCTCAGTTGCAAAACTGCTGCTGTAATAGCTCAGCTTGATGGAGATAATATTCATCTCCCCACAATTGGTAAGCGAGCAAATACCATAACATTGCCATCATATTGGCACGGGGACGCCACGCTTTTATGCCTTCAAACCAATCATCAATGCCTTCGATATTGCGCAATTGACAGTATTGCTGAATAGCCTCAATCTCATTCACACCTGAAACATCGATACTCAACGTCAAATCCAGTCGAGGGTCGCCAATCGTTGCGTATTCCCAATCAATAATTTTGACACCTTGTTCTGACTGAACCATGTTATAGCCCGCCATATCAAAATGACATAGAGTTGCAGGCACTTCTGCCAAACTTGGCGCTTTTCGCCAATCATGATATAGGGTTGCAAATGCGTCGGTTTTCAGTTCCGGTTTAATTTGCATCCAATAGTGGTCAACACGCGCGGTAAAATTAAAAGGTGCAACCGGTATACGAGTGGTAGGTAAGCTATGTACGCTCACTAGAGCATGCAGCAGTTGCTCAAAGCTGAGGTGTTCGACCAAAGACTCCCCTTCTAACCAATCAACCAACAAGCCTCTGTCATTGATTAAAATAGGTTTTGGGCTGAGCCCATGCTCAAAAATCGCCGAAAGAATCTGGTATTCCTGAACGCGGGAAATTGAGAAGGCTTGAGTAATCGCTGTAATCGGCCGCCATACATACGCATTGCCATTGTGTTCAACGATTTTCCAACAACGGTTGGTTAAGCCTCCAGTTAAAGTTTGAGCGTAGTCGGGACGAACAGCGAAGAAATGTTGTAAAGAGTCTAATGAACTGTCTAATTGACATGCCTCACGCCAAGACATACGCGCCATACAACACTCCTTCAATGTTCATGTCTATCGATTATAAACCAAGGAAACTTTTTGACTCTTGCTTACGAATCTCAGTTTCATCTGCCCATTCAATTAATCCAGTTTCTAGATCCATTAGGCGCATAGTCATTTTGTAGTAAACGTCTTTATCGCTACCTGCGGTTTTCGCGATACTCGACAAGTTACCGTATAACATGTATTGCGCACCAACCATTTTACCAAACTGAATGGCGTTGCTTTGATTCACTAATTCATCGTTGTTTTGGAAGTTCAACTGGTCACGTACTGCTTCTACACGGCCCATATCTACAAAACGGAATTTACCTGAATTTAGCATCTTAGTACTGATGGTATCGGTAATGGATTCGGTATCAATATGCTCACTGGTTTTGTTTTTGATTCGCTCAACAAACACAATTGGACGTGAGTCGCGAGTAATTGCAGCGACAGAGCCAGATGTCAGCATGCTATCGACCATCTCACCCGCAATGGTTTGTAGATCGGTAGAACCAAAATCAATGGTTGTGGTCTCTACCGCTTGCGCATCACCATAGCTGACCTGATTTGAACAGCCACCTAAAACAACAGCTAAGCCAAGAAGTGCTATTACACCTTTATTCATTCTACATTCCTTAACATTTATTCTCTAAGACATGGATAACCAAGTATTGGTTCCCAATACGGTTACTCGTCGTTGTTTTTGCGAATTTGTACACGAAACTGGGTTGCAGCAGGATTGACTGCTACGCCGGATATTTGCAATGTTTCTTCACCTCGAATGATCAACCGACGCCAGTTACCTGGCTTGCTGACTTCCAAACCTTGGTCGTCATACCAATAAAAGCGATATAACAAATCTTGGTCAGAGCTAATGTTGCTTGATAAGCTCACTATTCCCTGCACGTGATCGTCGACCATGCGCGTAGTAATGTCATTGATCGTTAAACTGCGTGACATCGAGTCATTTGCAAACAGTACGGTTTGCGCGTTGCCATCAATACTTAATCCAGAAGTGTTGGTTGCACATCCTGCTATCGCAAACATTGATAGGATTACTAAAACGAATTTCTTCATTACAATCTTCCTAGTTGTTTATGCCACATCGTGGCATTGGTTCCTTGACGTGATAACCATACCAGTACTGTGTTCCCAGCAGAAACTGTAAATTGGTATGATTGACCGCCAACATTCAAACGCTGTTCACCAGCATCCACCTCAACAGTATTGCTATAAACTGCGGCTGGTAGTGTCTGCCAACTTCGGGTATCAGGTTGCTCTGTTAGTGTGTTCCATACATTAAACAGCAAGTTACCCACA
Above is a window of Vibrio taketomensis DNA encoding:
- the mfd gene encoding transcription-repair coupling factor; this encodes MSKPYLLNLVNPQGAGDKKYVGNLPGSALALAIAELAEQHKGHTLLATPDPQTALKLQQELEQFCAQDVTLFPDWETLPYDNFSPHQEIISERIARLYQLPTQSQGITIVPISTLLQRQSPREFLMQHTLMVKTGDLFSLEKLRLQLEKSGYRHTDQVFGPGEYASRGSIIDLYPMGSTDPYRIDFFDDEIDTIRTFDPENQRSIEDVKEIRLLPAHEFPTSEAAIEDFRIRWRQRFEARREPESVYMQVSKGTWPAGIEYWQPLFFEQTETLFDYIADNTLLISVGNLESAIDTFLTDVDYRYDQRKVDPLRPLLPPEELWLKKDELFSYFKQLPQALLSIDPVAEKQGRTNPNISPLPELKVQHQNKEPMAELRQFSESYQGKIIFSVESEGRREALLELLQRIKLRPVECDSFCDALAHKNKFTLMLGAAEHGFLYGDQEIAFICESDLLGDRVIQRRRKDRKTTNSDAVIRNLAELKPGQPVVHIDHGIGRYLGLQTLEAGGMTTEYVTLEYQNEAKLYVPVASLNLISRYSGGAEESAPLHKLGGEAWAKARRKAAEKVRDVAAELLDVYAKRELKPGYKFALDRGQYATFKSGFPFEETDDQSMAINAVLSDMCQAKAMDRLVCGDVGFGKTEVAMRAAFVATDNGKQVAVLVPTTLLAQQHFENFRDRFANLPIRVEVLSRFKTAKEQKAVLQDISDGKVDLVVGTHKLLSSDIQFKDLGLLIVDEEHRFGVRQKEKMKAMRADVDILTLTATPIPRTLNMAMSGMRDLSIIATPPARRLAIKTFVRQRDDTVIREAILREIMRGGQVYFLHNQVETIEKVAADLEKLVPEARVTVAHGQMRERELEKVMNDFYHQRFNLLVCTTIIETGIDVPTANTIIMDRADYLGLAQLHQLRGRVGRSHHQAYAYLLTPHPKAMTKDAIKRLDAIASLEDLGAGFTLATHDLEIRGAGELLGEEQSGQIQSVGFTLYMEMLEQAVEALKEGREPSLDDLLREQTEVEMRLPALLPEDYIPDVNTRLSMYKQIASVADKDELDSLKVELIDRFGLLPDAAKNLLKVAELKLSAAQLKVKKIEAHDKGGYIEFYPDAEINPMYLVKLLQSQPQKFAMDGPTKFKFTIPLVDRRQRVQFVADMLAEFQQNLLPKA
- a CDS encoding peptidoglycan binding protein CsiV, which codes for MKKLIPLLLFFVALPSWAQRQFDIEVIIFKRAVDAEQVSESWPTTLPQINLDKAGSFSDSNYRARKGVQMLPRSSYELDSEEQKLRNHAGFEVLMHTAWRQGDKGRLSAPIFHITAGKNYSNQFNPDGSPIGSVNESVIDGVSEQTVSGPLYELDGTLQIYVEHYLYADVNLDLKEPSVREIVIQDPIDTLPQTNADTNIDTVQAGLMTEITPTVHKEEFLKSYRMDQKRRMRSSETHFLDHPLMGMIIQVRRVE
- a CDS encoding GNAT family N-acetyltransferase, producing the protein MSPDYQIITSSLVLRLIDSEDSEELQTLIRHSPSLHQWIEWCHADFSQQEADKFILSTRLNWVKSQAFGFGVYRRCDDRLLGMVAINELYHTFNMASIGYWIGDAYQQQGYARKALSALRDFCFDTLKLTRLEIVCDPDNHASQKLAIACDAEFETYAANRFIVDRQPKLGAVYSIIPR
- a CDS encoding NAD(P)/FAD-dependent oxidoreductase, whose product is MLEDSYYEKIIVVGGGAGGLELATKLGRTLGRKGRAQVTLVDRKSSHLWKPLLHEVATGSLDEGVDALSYRAHAKNHHFDFQLGSLENIDRERKVVVLSELKDEQGELLMPSRELEYDFLVLAIGSTSNDFNTPGVRENCIFLDSPEQAHRFRTNMNNEFLKLHAKQGHGTVDIAIVGAGATGVELSAELHNAIKELHTYGFGDLDSSKLNVNLIEAGERILPALPPRISGAAHQELTKLGVNVRTATMVTKAEKDGLTTKDGEKIPAQIMVWAAGIKAPDFMKDIAGLESNRINQLVVKDTLQTTRDDSIFVIGDLAQCTQPDGSFVPPRAQAAHQMASLAFKNIIALMSNRELKPYIYHDHGSLVSLSRFSTVGSLMGNLTKGSMMVEGRIARVVYISLYRMHQMALHGVFKTSLILLMGRINRVLRPNLKLH
- the ycfP gene encoding alpha/beta hydrolase YcfP, producing the protein MIIYLHGFDSTSPGNHEKVLQLQFIDEDVRFINYSTLHPKHDMQHLLKEVHKVIEQSDDANPLICGVGLGGYWSERIGFLCGIKQVIFNPNLHPETNMQGRIDRPEEYEDIATKCVSEFRSKNSQRCLVILSKQDEVHDNQQTANELSDYYPIVWDEAQSHKFKKISQHLQAMKAFKENH
- a CDS encoding phosphotransferase; this translates as MARMSWREACQLDSSLDSLQHFFAVRPDYAQTLTGGLTNRCWKIVEHNGNAYVWRPITAITQAFSISRVQEYQILSAIFEHGLSPKPILINDRGLLVDWLEGESLVEHLSFEQLLHALVSVHSLPTTRIPVAPFNFTARVDHYWMQIKPELKTDAFATLYHDWRKAPSLAEVPATLCHFDMAGYNMVQSEQGVKIIDWEYATIGDPRLDLTLSIDVSGVNEIEAIQQYCQLRNIEGIDDWFEGIKAWRPRANMMAMLWYLLAYQLWGDEYYLHQAELLQQQFCN
- the lpoB gene encoding penicillin-binding protein activator LpoB → MNKGVIALLGLAVVLGGCSNQVSYGDAQAVETTTIDFGSTDLQTIAGEMVDSMLTSGSVAAITRDSRPIVFVERIKNKTSEHIDTESITDTISTKMLNSGKFRFVDMGRVEAVRDQLNFQNNDELVNQSNAIQFGKMVGAQYMLYGNLSSIAKTAGSDKDVYYKMTMRLMDLETGLIEWADETEIRKQESKSFLGL
- a CDS encoding YcfL family protein; its protein translation is MKKFVLVILSMFAIAGCATNTSGLSIDGNAQTVLFANDSMSRSLTINDITTRMVDDHVQGIVSLSSNISSDQDLLYRFYWYDDQGLEVSKPGNWRRLIIRGEETLQISGVAVNPAATQFRVQIRKNNDE